In Parageobacillus sp. KH3-4, the genomic window TGGGAGCAGCTGCTGTAGCGATCATTCGTTAAAAATGTTTTTGTAGTTTTTGCTGCAAGAGCTTTGTTTTGCATAAATAATGAACCGCCTGGATATGTGGGCTTGAACTTGTATGTGAAAGGAGGAAATTTAACATGCCTACAATCAACCAATTAGTTCGCAAAGGTCGCGAGAAAAAAGTGGTAAAATCTAAATCTCCTGCATTAAATAAAGGGTACAACAGCTTCAAAAAAGTACAAACAAACGTTCCTTCTCCGCAAAAACGCGGTGTTTGTACACGTGTTGGTACGATGACGCCGAAAAAGCCAAACTCTGCGCTTCGTAAATATGCGCGTGTTCGTTTGACGAACGGTATTGAAGTGACGGCTTATATTCCTGGTATTGGCCATAACTTGCAAGAACACAGCGTCGTGCTGATTCGCGGCGGACGTGTAAAAGACTTGCCGGGGGTACGCTATCACATCATTCGTGGTGCCCTAGATACAGCAGGGGTAGCGAACCGTATGCAAGGTCGTTCGAAATACGGCGCGAAAAAACCGAAAGAATCAAAAAAATAATATGAGATAGGATTTTTTATCGAAAGGAGGAAAAACTATGCCACGTAGAGGTCCAGTTCCAAAACGAGACGTACTACCAGATCCGATTTACAATTCCAAACTAGTAACTCGTCTTATCAATAAAATTATGATTGACGGGAAAAAAGGAAAAGCGCAAAAAATTCTTTATACGGCATTTGATATTATTCGCGAACGTACGGGTAAAGATCCAATGGAAGTGTTTGAACAAGCTCTGAAAAACGTTATGCCTGTTCTTGAAGTTCGCGCGCGCCGTGTTGGTGGTGCGAACTACCAAGTTCCTGTTGAAGTTCGCCCAGATCGTCGCGTGACATTAGGCCTTCGTTGGTTAGTACAGTATGCCCGTCTCCGCGGCGAAAAAACGATGGAAGAGCGTCTTGCAAATGAAATTATGGATGCTGCCAATAACACCGGAGCGGCTGTGAAAAAACGCGAAGATACACACAAAATGGCAGAAGCAAACAAAGCGTTTGCGCATTATCGCTGGTAATCATCGCATTTATATCGATAAGCAGTGGGAAATAGGTGATGGCGGTCAAGGAATTTGCCGCCAATTCACCTATATTCCTGTATTATCGTTTGTATAGCGACTATCACATGATACTTATTTGAAGGAAGGAGAAAATAACCACCATGGCAAGAGAGTTCTCCTTGGAAAAAACTCGAAACATTGGTATTATGGCGCATATTGACGCCGGTAAGACAACGACAACTGAGCGCATCTTATTCTACACAGGCCGCGTTCATAAAATTGGTGAAGTGCATGAAGGCGCGGCAACAATGGACTGGATGGAACAAGAACAAGAGCGCGGAATTACGATTACATCTGCGGCGACAACAGCGCAATGGAAAGGCCATCGCATTAACATCATCGACACGCCAGGGCACGTAGACTTCACAGTGGAAGTAGAACGTTCTCTCCGCGTGCTTGACGGTGCGATTACCGTTCTTGATGCGCAATCTGGCGTAGAACCGCAAACGGAAACAGTATGGCGCCAAGCGACGACATACGGTGTTCCACGCATCGTATTCGTCAACAAAATGGATAAAATCGGCGCGGATTTCTTATATTCTGTAAAAACGCTTCATGACCGCTTGCAAGCAAACGCACATCCAGTGCAATTGCCGATCGGTGCGGAAGACCAATTCTCCGGCATTATTGATCTCGTAGAAATGTGCGCGTATCATTATCACGATGAGCTCGGTAAAAATATTGAACGCATTGAAATTCCGGAAGATTACCGCGACATGGCGGAAGAATATCATAACAAACTTATCGAAGCGGTTGCAGAATTAGATGAAGATCTTATGATGAAATATTTAGAAGGGGAAGAAATTACAGTAGAAGAATTAAAAGCGGCGATTCGCAGAGCGACGATCAGCGTGGAATTCTTCCCTGTGTTCTGCGGTTCTGCATTTAAAAATAAAGGGGTTCAATTATTGCTTGACGGAGTCGTTGACTATTTGCCTTCTCCTGTGGATATTCCTCCAATTAAAGGGATCGTTCCAGATACGGAAGAAGAAGTTGTTCGTGAGTCAAGCGATGATGCTCCATTCGCGGCGTTAGCGTTTAAGATTATGACAGACCCTTATGTTGGTAAATTAACATTCTTCCGTGTATATTCTGGTACGCTAGATTCTGGTTCGTATGTCATGAACTCGACAAAACGCAAACGCGAACGTATCGGTCGTCTCCTACAAATGCATGCGAACCACCGTCAAGAGATTTCAAAAGTATATGCCGGTGACATCGCGGCAGCTGTAGGTTTAAAAGATACAACAACAGGCGATACTCTATGTGACGAAAAGAACCTTGTTGTGTTAGAATCAATGGAATTCCCAGAACCAGTAATCAACGTAGCCATCGAGCCAAAGTCAAAAGCGGACCAAGATAAAATGGGACAAGCGTTGCAAAAATTGCAAGAAGAAGACCCGACATTCCGCGCTTGGACCGACCCAGAAACCGGCCAAACGATCATTGCTGGTATGGGTGAGCTTCATTTAGACATCATCGTTGACCGTATGCGCCGTGAATTTAAAGTGGAAGCAAACGTCGGTGCTCCGCAAGTCGCTTACCGCGAAACATTCCGTAAGTCGGCGCAAGTCGAAGGGAAATTTATCCGCCAGTCTGGAGGTCGCGGTCAATACGGCCACGTTTGGATCGAGTTCTCGCCAAACGAACGCGGAAAAGGTTTCGAATTCGAAAACGCGATTGTCGGTGGAGTCGTTCCGAAAGAATATGTTCCGGCGGTCCAAGCTGGTCTTGAAGAAGCGATGCAAAACGGCGTTCTTGCTGGATATCCGGTTGTCGATATTAAAGCGAAACTATTTGATGGTTCATACCATGATGTTGACTCCAGCGAGATGGCATTTAAAATCGCTGCGTCTTTAGCGTTGAAAAATGCAGCGGAAAAATGCGATCCTGTGTTGCTTGAACCAATCATGAAAGTCGAAGTAATTATTCCAGAGGAATATCTTGGCGATATTATGGGCGACATCACTTCTCGCCGTGGACGCGTAGAAGGTATGGAAGCCCGCGGCAACGCGCAAGTCGTTCGCGCGATGGTTCCGCTGGCGGAAATGTTTGGATACGCTACTTCGCTTCGTTCTAATACACAAGGCCGCGGAACGTTCACGATGGTCTTTGACCATTATGAAGAAGTTCCGAAAAACATTGCAGATGAAATCATCAAAAAAAATAAAGGTGAATAATTGATTTTTGTGCATAGTTTCGCTATAAATTACTTATGTAAGACTTGGGAGCAAATATGCTCACTATTTGCTCCCAGGCATTCTATTATAATAAAATTATATACATTCTAATTTTAAGGAGGATATTCTCATGGCTAAAGCGAAATTCGAACGTACGAAACCACACGTCAACATCGGTACTATCGGCCACGTTGACCATGGTAAAACGACGTTGACTGCTGCGATTACAACGGTTCTTGCTAAACAAGGTAAAGCAGAAGCAAAAGCGTACGATCAAATCGACGCGGCTCCAGAAGAACGTGAACGCGGTATTACTATCTCTACTGCGCACGTTGAGTATGAAACGGACAAACGCCACTACGCTCACGTTGACTGCCCTGGCCACGCAGACTACGTGAAAAACATGATCACAGGTGCAGCGCAAATGGACGGCGCAATCCTTGTTGTGTCTGCAGCTGACGGTCCAATGCCACAAACTCGTGAGCACATTCTTCTTTCTCGCCAAGTAGGTGTGCCATACATCGTTGTATTCTTGAACAAATGCGACATGGTTGACGACGAAGAATTGTTAGAACTTGTTGAAATGGAAGTTCGTGATCTATTATCCGAATATGACTTCCCTGGCGACGAAGTGCCTGTTATCAAAGGTTCTGCATTAAAAGCGCTTGAAGGCGATCCGCAATGGGAAGAAAAAATTGTTGAATTGATGAATGCTGTTGACGAATACATTCCAACTCCGCAACGCGAAATTGACAAACCGTTCATGATGCCAATCGAAGACGTGTTCTCGATCACTGGTCGCGGTACAGTAGCAACTGGCCGTGTAGAACGCGGTACTCTAAAAGTTGGCGACGCTGTAGAAATCGTTGGTCTTTCTGACGAACCAAAATCTACAACAGTCACTGGTGTAGAAATGTTCCGCAAACTTCTTGACCAAGCAGAAGCTGGTGACAACATCGGTGCGCTTCTTCGCGGTGTATCCCGTGATGAAGTAGAGCGCGGTCAAGTGCTTGCAAAACCAGGAACAATTACGCCACATACAAAATTTAAAGCACAAGTTTACGTCCTAACAAAAGAAGAAGGTGGACGTCATACTCCATTCTTCTCTAACTATCGTCCACAATTCTACTTCCGTACAACGGACGTAACAGGTATCATCACGCTTCCAGAAGGCGTTGAAATGGTTATGCCTGGCGACAACGTTGAAATGACAGTAGAATTAATCGCGCCGATCGCGATCGAAGAAGGTACAAAATTCTCGATCCGTGAAGGCGGACGTACAGTAGGCGCTGGTTCTGTATCTGAAATCATTGAATAATGTTGACAGGCCGAAAAGCAGGTTTGCGTTTGCAAACCTGCTTTTTTTGTATAATTTTTTGACAAGTTGAAAATAGGAAGTTAGCTATGTATAATTAAGAAGTGCGTAGAAAAGCGAAGAAATAGCTTGCAATCTCGTTTACATATCTGTATAATATCAAATGTTGGTCTTTGACTGCGATGAAGTGGAAGGTTGCTGACACACCCGGTTGCTTTGCCATGGCGAGTGTGCAGGAAATTTCCATGGAGAATGTCTATTTTCAAAATAGGCGAAGAAGGAGGGAAAACAATGGCAAAAGAAAAAATTCGTATTCGTTTAAAAGCTTATGATCATCGAATTCTTGATCAATCTGCGGAAAAAATCGTAGAAACAGCGAAACGTTCCGGTGCAAAAGTATCTGGTCCGATTCCGTTGCCGACGGAAAGAACTGTTTATACGATTTTACGCGCTGTTCACAAGTATAAAGACTCTCGTGAACAATTCGAAATGCGTACACATAAACGCTTGATCGATATCGTGAATCCTACTCCGCAAACAGTAGATTCATTAATGCGCCTTGACTTACCGTCTGGTGTTGATATTGAAATTAAACTTTAATTTAGCAGGAGGTGTGACGAATGACCAAAGGAATCTTAGGGAGAAAAATTGGTATGACGCAAGTATTCGCGGAAAACGGCGATTTAATTCCTGTAACCGTCATTGAAGCAACTCCAAACGTCGTGCTGCAAAAGAAAACGATTGAAAAAGACGGTTACGAAGCGATTCAATTAGGTTTTGAGGATTTAAGCGAAAAACGCGCCAATAAGCCGCAAATTGGCCACGCCGCTAAAGCGAATACGACACCTAAGCGCTTCATCCGCGAAATTCGCGGCGCAAATATTGATGAATATGAAGTTGGTCAGGAAGTCAAAGTAGATATTTTTTCTGAAGGCGATATTGTCGATGTAACTGGAATTTCAAAAGGGAAAGGCTTCCAAGGCGCAATCAAACGTCATGGTCAATCGCGCGGACCAATGGCACACGGTTCTCGCTATCATCGTCGTCCTGGTTCGATGGGTGCGATTGCTCCAAACCGCGTATTTAAGTCGAAAGAATTGCCAGGCCGCATGGGTGGCCAACGTGTTACGATTCAAAACTTAAAAATTGTGAAAGTGGACCCTGAACGCAACCTGCTTCTTATTAAAGGGAACGTGCCTGGTCCAAGAAAAGGTTTAGTGATCGTAAAAAGCGCAGTGAAAGCGAAAGCAAAATAACATTTTGCTAGGAAAGGAGGAACTATCCAATGCCAAAAGTAGCATTGTATAACCAGAACGGAGAAACTATCGGAGAAATCGAGCTGAACGATTCCGTTTTTGGTATTGAGCCAAATAAATATGTGTTATTCGAAGCAGTTATCATGCAACGCGCTTCTTTACGTCAAGGAACGCATAAAACAAAAAATCGTGCTGAAGTAAGTGGCGGAGGCCGCAAACCATGGCGCCAAAAAGGTACAGGACGCGCTCGTCAAGGTTCGATTCGCGCTCCGCAATGGCGTGGCGGTGGTACGGTGTTCGGTCCGGTTCCGCGCAGCTACAGCTATAAATTGCCGAAAAAGGTTCGCCGTTTAGCAATTAAGT contains:
- the rpsL gene encoding 30S ribosomal protein S12 — its product is MPTINQLVRKGREKKVVKSKSPALNKGYNSFKKVQTNVPSPQKRGVCTRVGTMTPKKPNSALRKYARVRLTNGIEVTAYIPGIGHNLQEHSVVLIRGGRVKDLPGVRYHIIRGALDTAGVANRMQGRSKYGAKKPKESKK
- the rpsG gene encoding 30S ribosomal protein S7, whose product is MPRRGPVPKRDVLPDPIYNSKLVTRLINKIMIDGKKGKAQKILYTAFDIIRERTGKDPMEVFEQALKNVMPVLEVRARRVGGANYQVPVEVRPDRRVTLGLRWLVQYARLRGEKTMEERLANEIMDAANNTGAAVKKREDTHKMAEANKAFAHYRW
- the fusA gene encoding elongation factor G, which codes for MAREFSLEKTRNIGIMAHIDAGKTTTTERILFYTGRVHKIGEVHEGAATMDWMEQEQERGITITSAATTAQWKGHRINIIDTPGHVDFTVEVERSLRVLDGAITVLDAQSGVEPQTETVWRQATTYGVPRIVFVNKMDKIGADFLYSVKTLHDRLQANAHPVQLPIGAEDQFSGIIDLVEMCAYHYHDELGKNIERIEIPEDYRDMAEEYHNKLIEAVAELDEDLMMKYLEGEEITVEELKAAIRRATISVEFFPVFCGSAFKNKGVQLLLDGVVDYLPSPVDIPPIKGIVPDTEEEVVRESSDDAPFAALAFKIMTDPYVGKLTFFRVYSGTLDSGSYVMNSTKRKRERIGRLLQMHANHRQEISKVYAGDIAAAVGLKDTTTGDTLCDEKNLVVLESMEFPEPVINVAIEPKSKADQDKMGQALQKLQEEDPTFRAWTDPETGQTIIAGMGELHLDIIVDRMRREFKVEANVGAPQVAYRETFRKSAQVEGKFIRQSGGRGQYGHVWIEFSPNERGKGFEFENAIVGGVVPKEYVPAVQAGLEEAMQNGVLAGYPVVDIKAKLFDGSYHDVDSSEMAFKIAASLALKNAAEKCDPVLLEPIMKVEVIIPEEYLGDIMGDITSRRGRVEGMEARGNAQVVRAMVPLAEMFGYATSLRSNTQGRGTFTMVFDHYEEVPKNIADEIIKKNKGE
- the tuf gene encoding elongation factor Tu, with the translated sequence MAKAKFERTKPHVNIGTIGHVDHGKTTLTAAITTVLAKQGKAEAKAYDQIDAAPEERERGITISTAHVEYETDKRHYAHVDCPGHADYVKNMITGAAQMDGAILVVSAADGPMPQTREHILLSRQVGVPYIVVFLNKCDMVDDEELLELVEMEVRDLLSEYDFPGDEVPVIKGSALKALEGDPQWEEKIVELMNAVDEYIPTPQREIDKPFMMPIEDVFSITGRGTVATGRVERGTLKVGDAVEIVGLSDEPKSTTVTGVEMFRKLLDQAEAGDNIGALLRGVSRDEVERGQVLAKPGTITPHTKFKAQVYVLTKEEGGRHTPFFSNYRPQFYFRTTDVTGIITLPEGVEMVMPGDNVEMTVELIAPIAIEEGTKFSIREGGRTVGAGSVSEIIE
- the rpsJ gene encoding 30S ribosomal protein S10; translation: MAKEKIRIRLKAYDHRILDQSAEKIVETAKRSGAKVSGPIPLPTERTVYTILRAVHKYKDSREQFEMRTHKRLIDIVNPTPQTVDSLMRLDLPSGVDIEIKL
- the rplC gene encoding 50S ribosomal protein L3, producing the protein MTKGILGRKIGMTQVFAENGDLIPVTVIEATPNVVLQKKTIEKDGYEAIQLGFEDLSEKRANKPQIGHAAKANTTPKRFIREIRGANIDEYEVGQEVKVDIFSEGDIVDVTGISKGKGFQGAIKRHGQSRGPMAHGSRYHRRPGSMGAIAPNRVFKSKELPGRMGGQRVTIQNLKIVKVDPERNLLLIKGNVPGPRKGLVIVKSAVKAKAK
- the rplD gene encoding 50S ribosomal protein L4, which translates into the protein MPKVALYNQNGETIGEIELNDSVFGIEPNKYVLFEAVIMQRASLRQGTHKTKNRAEVSGGGRKPWRQKGTGRARQGSIRAPQWRGGGTVFGPVPRSYSYKLPKKVRRLAIKSALSSKVLENNIVVLDNLTLEAPKTKEMVKILNNLSVDRKALIVTDVANENVALSARNIPGVTVVTANGINVLDVLNHDKLVITKAAVEKVEEVLA